A window of Rhododendron vialii isolate Sample 1 chromosome 11a, ASM3025357v1 contains these coding sequences:
- the LOC131307969 gene encoding pentatricopeptide repeat-containing protein At4g37170-like — MRANIQSYLHKLLKPISHPPSSLLHLHTTTSTSPHHTQFNPNPPWKSQNKDEPTNHSQRDNKFNEAIDVLCQQKRLKQAIETLDLVRSPPAAATYSALINLCLHLRALKEAKGVHAHMKSSGFVPGVFILNRLLDLYCKCESLVDAQQLFDETCNRDLCSWNIMISGYAKAGRVKEARSLFDGMPERDNFSWTAMVSGYVRHDQPDEALELFRVMQRYEGTKCNKFTVSSALSASTAIQALGIGKEIHCHVTRIGLDSDAVVWSSLCDMYAKCGNIDEARYIFDKTVDRDIVSWTAMIHRYFEDGRREEGFALFSDFLKSGMRPNEFTFAGVLNACAVETSEDLGKQVHGYMTRIGFNPFSFAASSLVHMYSKCGDIDNAKKVFDLMPHPDLVSWTSLINGYSQHGQPNEALQLFELLLKSGTKPDHITFVGVLSACTHAGLVDKGLEYFHSIECKHGLKHSTDHYACVIDLLSRSGRFKEAEDMIDQMPMKPDKFLWASLLGGCRIHGNLALAKRAAEALFELEPENAATYVTLANISATTGKWGEVAKIRKTMDDKEVVKKPGLSWIEIKRKVHVFVVGDLSHPRSKEINDFLGDLSKRMKEEGYVPQTENVLHDVEEEQKEQNLSYHSEKLAVAFGIIATPPGTAIKVFKNLRTCVDCHMAIKFISKIVGRKIIVRDSNRFHCFEDGRCSCKDYW, encoded by the coding sequence ATGAGAGCTAACATACAATCCTATCTCCATAAATTACTCAAACCTATTTCGCaccctccctcctctctcctccatctcCACACGACGACCTCCACTTCCCCCCATCATACCCaattcaatccaaacccaccatGGAAATCTCAAAACAAGGACGAACCCACAAACCACTCACAGAGAGACAACAAATTCAACGAAGCAATCGACGTTCTCTGCCAACAAAAGCGCTTGAAACAAGCAATCGAAACGCTAGACCTCGTTCGCTCTCCTCCCGCTGCCGCAACGTACTCGGCCCTCATAAACCTCTGCCTGCACCTACGAGCTCTCAAAGAGGCCAAAGGGGTCCACGCGCACATGAAATCATCCGGCTTCGTACCGGGTGTTTTCATTTTGAACCGCCTGCTTGACTTGTACTGTAAATGCGAGAGCCTTGTGGATGCGCAGCAACTGTTTGATGAAACGTGCAACAGGGATTTGTGTTCTTGGAACATTATGATATCTGGGTATGCGAAGGCGGGGCGAGTTAAGGAAGCTCGGAGCTTGTTTGATGGAATGCCTGAGAGAGACAACTTTTCTTGGACTGCGATGGTTTCTGGTTATGTAAGGCATGACCAGCCAGATGAGGCATTAGAGTTGTTTAGAGTAATGCAAAGATACGAGGGTACTAAGTGCAACAAGTTTACGGTTTCTAGTGCTCTATCTGCTTCTACTGCCATTCAGGCTTTGGGCATTGGGAAGGAGATTCATTGTCATGTTACGCGTATTGGATTGGATTCGGACGCTGTAGTGTGGAGTTCCCTTTGTGATATGTACGCGAAATGTGGGAATATAGATGAAGCGCGCTACATTTTTGATAAGACGGTGGATCGGGATATTGTTTCGTGGACGGCTATGATTCACAGATACTTTGAGGATGGAAGGAGGGAGGAAGGATTTGCTTTGTTCTCTGACTTCTTGAAGTCGGGTATGAGGCCTAACGAGTTCACATTTGCTGGGGTTTTAAATGCGTGTGCAGTTGAAACTTCAGAGGACCTTGGGAAGCAGGTTCATGGCTACATGACACGGATTGGGTTTAACCCCTTTTCATTTGCAGCAAGTTCTCTTGTTCACATGTACTCAAAGTGTGGGGACATTGACAATGCAAAAAAAGTCTTCGACTTGATGCCTCATCCGGATTTAGTTTCGTGGACTTCCCTCATCAATGGATACTCTCAACATGGTCAACCCAACGAGGCTCTTCAGTTATTTGAGTTGCTACTCAAATCGGGCACTAAGCCTGATCACATTACGTTTGTTGGGGTTCTTTCAGCTTGCACTCATGCTGGATTAGTTGATAAAGGGCTTGAATACTTCCATTCTATAGAATGCAAACATGGGCTAAAACATTCAACAGATCATTATGCATGTGTGATAGATCTTTTGAGCCGATCTGGAAGGTTCAAAGAAGCTGAGGATATGATTGATCAAATGCCCATGAAGCCTGATAAGTTTTTGTGGGCTTCCTTGCTTGGTGGCTGTAGAATTCATGGAAACCTTGCACTGGCTAAACGAGCTGCAGAAGCATTGTTTGAACTAGAGCCCGAGAATGCGGCTACTTATGTTACCCTAGCCAACATCTCTGCCACTACTGGTAAGTGGGGTGAAGTGGCGAAGATCAGAAAAACTATGGATGACAAGGAGGTGGTAAAGAAACCAGGTTTAAGTTGGATTGAAATCAAGAGAAAGGTCCATGTGTTCGTAGTGGGAGACTTATCCCACCCAAGATCAAAGGAAATAAACGACTTTTTGGGGGATCTTTCGAAGAGGATGAAGGAAGAAGGGTATGTACCTCAAACAGAGAATGTGCTGCATGATGTGGAAGAGGAACAAAAGGAGCAAAATCTTTCCTATCACAGTGAGAAGCTTGCAGTTGCATTTGGAATTATAGCTACTCCTCCGGGGACGGCAATAAAGGTTTTTAAGAATCTAAGAACTTGTGTTGACTGCCATATGGCCATCAAATTTATATCCAAGATAGTTGGGAGGAAAATAATTGTGAGGGATTCAAATCGGTTCCATTGTTTTGAAGATGGAAGATGTTCGTGTAAAGACTATTGGTGA